One window of the Amycolatopsis mediterranei genome contains the following:
- a CDS encoding NAD(P)H-dependent glycerol-3-phosphate dehydrogenase: MRADVQRVTVLGAGSWGTAFAKVLGDAGRDVTMWARREQVAEDIRDRHTNSAYLPGVSLPATVTATSDPAEATKNAEAVVLAVPSQSLRANLTAWRDLLPPDAILVSLAKGVELGTLKRMSEVIGEIVGIDAGDVVVVTGPNLAKEIAAGQPSASVLACADHERAVAVQRACANSYFRPYTNTDVVGCELGGACKNVIALSTGMAAGLGLGTNTMATLITRGLAEMARLGAKLGADPLTFAGLAGVGDLVATCSSPLSRNRTFGERLGRGETLEQAQAAAGGQVAEGVMSCSSIRALARSVGVDMPITDAMHRVCHEGVDPRQAGAELLGRSQKHEWS, translated from the coding sequence ATGCGCGCCGACGTGCAGCGGGTCACCGTGCTCGGGGCCGGCTCCTGGGGCACCGCCTTCGCCAAGGTGCTCGGCGACGCCGGCCGGGACGTCACGATGTGGGCGCGCCGCGAACAGGTCGCCGAGGACATCCGGGACCGGCACACCAACAGCGCCTACCTGCCCGGCGTGTCCCTGCCCGCGACCGTCACCGCCACCAGCGACCCCGCGGAAGCGACAAAAAACGCCGAAGCCGTCGTCCTCGCCGTGCCCAGCCAGAGCCTGCGGGCGAACCTGACGGCGTGGCGCGATCTGCTGCCACCCGACGCGATCCTCGTCAGCCTCGCCAAGGGCGTCGAGCTCGGCACGCTCAAGCGGATGAGCGAAGTCATCGGCGAGATCGTCGGGATCGACGCCGGCGACGTCGTCGTCGTCACCGGGCCGAACCTGGCCAAGGAGATCGCCGCCGGGCAGCCGTCCGCCTCCGTGCTGGCCTGCGCCGACCACGAACGCGCCGTCGCCGTCCAGCGCGCCTGCGCCAACTCCTACTTCCGCCCGTACACGAACACCGACGTCGTCGGCTGCGAGCTCGGCGGCGCCTGCAAGAACGTGATCGCGCTCAGCACCGGGATGGCCGCGGGGCTGGGCCTCGGCACCAACACGATGGCGACGCTCATCACCCGCGGCCTGGCCGAGATGGCCCGCCTCGGCGCGAAGCTGGGCGCCGACCCGCTCACCTTCGCCGGGCTCGCCGGCGTCGGCGACCTGGTCGCGACCTGCTCGTCGCCGCTTTCGCGCAACCGCACCTTCGGCGAACGCCTGGGCCGCGGCGAGACCCTCGAGCAGGCGCAGGCCGCGGCGGGCGGCCAGGTGGCCGAGGGTGTCATGTCGTGCTCGTCGATCCGCGCGCTGGCCCGCAGCGTCGGGGTCGACATGCCGATCACCGACGCCATGCACCGCGTCTGCCACGAGGGCGTCGACCCTCGCCAGGCCGGCGCCGAGCTGCTGGGGCGGTCCCAGAAGCACGAGTGGTCCTGA
- a CDS encoding cysteine dioxygenase, producing the protein MFAVPDNTLLRPENPALRHPVRVALEVAADRDRWRHLLRYDHDERFATLVSKDEQQEVWLMSWLPGQHTDLHDHAVASGAFTVVGGHLTEAVARRAPDGRPVTELHALSAGQSRVFGPGYVHEVRNDGPDPAISIHVYRDAGRAMRPYHLDPVDGPIRD; encoded by the coding sequence ATGTTCGCCGTTCCGGACAACACCCTGCTGCGACCCGAAAACCCCGCGCTGCGCCACCCGGTGCGCGTCGCCCTCGAGGTCGCCGCCGACCGCGACCGCTGGCGCCACCTGCTGCGCTACGACCACGACGAGCGCTTCGCGACGCTGGTGTCGAAAGACGAGCAGCAGGAAGTGTGGCTGATGAGCTGGCTGCCCGGCCAGCACACCGACCTGCACGACCACGCGGTCGCCAGCGGCGCGTTCACGGTGGTCGGCGGCCACCTGACCGAGGCCGTGGCGCGCCGCGCGCCGGACGGCCGCCCGGTCACCGAGCTGCACGCCCTGTCCGCGGGGCAGTCGCGGGTGTTCGGGCCCGGGTACGTGCACGAGGTCCGCAACGACGGCCCGGACCCGGCGATCTCGATCCACGTCTACCGCGACGCGGGCCGCGCGATGCGCCCGTACCACCTCGACCCGGTGGACGGGCCGATCCGGGACTGA